ACAAACTGAGAATTGAAACGAAAATAAGAATACATGAAAAAGTGGACGACACGGTGGAGTTATGCCGAAACTTATGTGATTCTGGAGTGGATTGGATTACGATTCATGGTCGAACACGCAGAACTAGATCATCGCAGCCCGTTAATCTAGATGCAATAAAATATATTATCGAAAAGATCAGCGATAAAAATGTGCCTGTCATAGCGAATGGGGACTGTTTCAAGTCATCtgatttggaaagaatcACTAAATATACCGGTGCGTCTGGTGTCATGGCTGTACGTGGATTGTTAAGCAATCCGGCGTTATTTGCAGGGTATGATACCTGTCCGTGGGGGTgcattgaaaagttttGGTATTGGGCGCTAGAATTTGGTGGCTTACCCTTTCAATTGACTCAGCACCATCTTTATTGCATGTTTGAGAGTATGCAGTTGAGAAAACCGcttttgaaggaaatgatGAATCTTAAGAACTATGCATGCTTGATAGGCTGGTTTGATAAAACCTTCGATTTCAAGCGTTTCGGCGAGGTTGGATATGGTGAGGCTGTTGAAATCCCCTATAGGCACACTAAGGACTGTGTATCAAGCGCACCTCAGAAATTGCAAAACGAGAATGAATAAATATtaaattacaaaaaatctaATAAACTATGGCACTGAAATCGTGTATATTTTTCGGTCATTCGGGAGGGCACACTTGTTCTCCTTGAACGCTGCCCCATTGTATAATACTATAAcctaaaacaaaaaaacgcTTACAAGATGGACGTGGTCCTCATATAACTTAagcatcttcttcaacgaCAACGGTTTGTAAACCCTTAGCAGTGGCAACCAAGACAGGTTCGACGTAAGAGAACAATGGATTCTTGgcatcttcctcttcgtttCTCTTTCTGGAGATTCTCAATCTCAATCTGTATTCAACACCCTTAACACCTCTCTTCCAGATGGCTTGGTTCAATTCTGGGGCTAGACGAACATCTTCAGTACCCATGTGCAATTTGGCgaactttttgatttccttgACAGCTCTTGGAgctcttttcttgaagctGACACCATGTAACTATATTAATATCGATTCAGGATCGGGATGTTagtaaaataaaaattcaTACCAAAAGGTGGAActgaaatgaaaattgaGCGCAAGCGCGGTCATAGAATAGACATATGGGTGCGCGGAGCCATGGTAATAGTATGGTTTGAAGCGGTAATGGTGGGAGGCTTTGCAAATCATCAATCGTACATTATAAGTAGCGACATTCCTTTCcacgaaaaaaatttccagGGTTTGCTCCCGCACCTATCAGTCTTGCCTTGTATTCTCCCATAGTCTCGCTTATTGGCTTATAATcacttttcaaatgaatGCTATGCTAATCTTGACATACCCTTTTGTGTAAATTGATGGTATATTCACGAGTGACAACGTCTTTTAAACCGGCCATTTTTTAGATAATTTCGTTTATTCTGCTCGTTTCCACTGAACCGTAATTTAAACTAAGCGTATACACATTTCAAGAAGGCCACTTAACAACGTAACCGATCAGATAGCTAAGTGGACATAGACGCAATACTACTAGCACAAAGGGTCTCAAGCTTACCAACAGTGTGAGAGCCGTCTAGCGTATTACCCTCGGTTTCCCACCCATCCAATTGGCATTGAATTGCTGAATTCGCTCGTGCATGTTCAACAGCAGGTTCTCGCGCCTCAGCGGATCGCCCGCAACTAACCAGTTCAGCGTGAGACTGGCCAGTAGAGTTGGGCGCGGTGCTGAACGGAGGCTCCTCTCTAATCCGCAGCGTAAGGAATGAAAAGGCCCGTTCTACCATAAAAGCAGCGAGACCAGGATTCCCCTATTAAAGGGTTACTATGTTCATCACGCTTTTACCGAATATTTTTTAGGTATGGATTAAACTAGAAGAGGGTGAACGGATGTAAAGATGTACGGATGGAAGATCGCCCGAccggaaaaaaaaccaacGCTAGCGTATCACGTTACTTTACGGCAATAAAGCGCAAGGGCTTCAAGTAAGCGCATGAAACATGATTGAACGATGTCTTTATGGAGAATTAgaagaaagtaaaaaacaagtaatttttttggcccTTTTACGTGATCGAGGTCAAATCCTCAAGCATCAACGCCTTTTTTATGACTGAATTCCACTTTTGTTTCTTGCTTCCCCTCTCCACCCCACAGATTACTGTCGCTCGTGCTCAATGCTATCGGCGcgcgtttctttttttttcttgctgatatttttcaagcttCTAAATAAAACGATGCATGCATAGATGATAACATCTCTGAGCTTTGGCAAACAGTAGAAAGAGCAGCCGGAGGTGTTGTTTTTCCTCTCATTCTTTCAACGCAAAAAGGTGTGCTGTATAGGTTCTtattaaaatatttgtaGAGGGAAAATAAACAGAAAGGAGATACTAGTCTACTTAGCTACTCCTCTGCTAGTACTTCAACAGATTTTCCTATATACCCTGTCCAATAAGGTTGCTAGAAGGAATAATTTCGTACGACCAGTTTAACCGCAGAAAAGGAATACCACAGAGCTGCAAGCTATCATGGCtatttcaacttcaaagCACccaaaaaagaatattaaaCATACTTTGGCACATACACTGCAGAAATGGAAGGAAAcgctgaagaaaattacTCATGAGACATTGAGCAGTATTGATGATTCCAGTGGAagcgatgaaaaaatagagGCACTGTTTACTGTGCCTCAACCTGCCGTCGCAACCTCAAAGGGCATAGATAGAGATAGTGGTGCTTCCATGACTCAAGCAGGAGGAGGTGTCAACAGTACACTAGAGATGAAGCTCACGGATGAAAGTGAGGAGTCTAGTTCTGCCAATAACGCAACCACAACCACTTCGCATACTTTATCGAATTCCAAAAAGTCGAtacagaattttgaaaactatAATGCAGTAGAGGAACGCATAAAATTGGCTCAAAAAAGCAGGACGCCATTTTGTAatgctgaaaaaatctGGAAACGAAGAAGGCAGCTTTGGACGCAACCCACCGAACAGGACGGAAGTATCAACAATGATGGAGCCACTCGCAGGGAGATTTTCCAAGCTATACCTCAGGAATACTATGCTCGTGTTTACAAGAAATTGGTCGTGGACGATAAGCCGTTAAGGGAGCCACTAAATCTGGAAGACGCCTTGCAGGTCATAAATGCGGGCTGGAcggaaacaaagaaatgggCAAACGCTGCCAAGGGCATGCCATGACTGTGCGCATTCGTACACCTTGTCGATGTCCTTTCTATGACGCCTGGATTATTCTCTTCCGTCTCTTCTCCAAATTTGCATCATACACTTTGACTCAGTTAAAGTAGTTCatcatttatttattcttttccttttcctaCCCTATTTTAGAGTATATTTACTGTATAGAATACGTATTTACTCATTCCATTAATAATAACATATGACACTAACACTGATGGCAGACCATCAACTGTGACTATCATTCATTCCGAATTACgattctttttgatgagTTGATACGTCATCTCGATGATCCGAAGGTCCCTGTCCACGAGTTCCGCTTCCTCCTGTAACGCTTCGGTACGCCCCAAATATGGAGTATACTTCTCTAGCATATCATTCACAGGCGAAACACATTTATTCTTGAATGAATCATCCTGAAGTCGcaacaatttcttcagttgTACATCTAGTATATATGACTGATTATTTTCAATCTCCTCTAACGTCTTCGAAGCCTCTGTCCCATGAGGGGAGTTGATTATTTTCTCAAGTAAGCGGTCCAACTCTTCAGTTCTACTTGGCATCTTACAATTATACGAGCTCAGACGCTTCCAGAGCTTACGGAGTACTGAACCAGCATCGATGATCTATCGAGAGTAAACGCCCTTTAAGAATGCCGAATGGAATGACTGGTCGCGCCGTTACCCtcttgaaaattcaatgataATATACAATTCtatctttgtttttactTACATTTTTATGCTATGTTACGCAGTAGTCACAAAATCTACTACCCCCATACAAAACTTAACTAGGTCATCCAATCTATCACACTTTTCATGCGCATTCTCCCAGTTTTGAAGAGCACCGGCAATATCTTGATTCTTGTTGTTGGCATGGATGACATCACCATGTGCTTTGAACAGTAAGCTCATAAATGTTTCATAAAGTTCCAAATTCTTACTGCTCTTCAATCCTTGTGTTAATGCGTCGATGAACCATACAATTTCGTCAAACGGCTCAAAGGAATTCAATGATCTAATCTCCAAATCCACTGCAGCAGGTGAAAGATTTATTAGTGTGGCCAATAGTTGCGAATAGTCCCCAGATTCTGTGTCCTCTCGTAATTGCTTTGTGAAGTGCGATTCAAATCCTAACCTGCCTGTggctttgaatttgttcaTTTGTTCTTCAGCATCTAGATTCTGTTGCgcttcttgatttttgcGACGGATTTCTTCTGGTCCTTCATGTGCTATACCTTCTCTGCCAGACGCATCATCCCCGATCTTTTCACCCGATAActgaaggaaaaatggAAGCTTTTCTGACTTCTTTGGAGCTTCCTTTGGCTTAGAACGTTGTCTGATAACATCTAAATGAAGCAATGTATTCATCTTACTTCTTGGTCCAATAGATAATGTCAACAGTTCTTTATCAATTTGTTCCAACGATGTGTAAGTAGTGAAATCAATGTCATTTTGTTCCTTAGTACCATCGCTTTCTAAAGCTCCCGACAACATCGAATCATTCCCTTTAACAGATGCATTAGGTAACGTCATTCTTGCAAATTCAGATTCATCGATAGTTCTCGTCGAAACTGCCTTAAATTGTGCTCTGTTGGTCCAGATACATATACCATTACCAGTAACATGTGCAGTAGCAAGCAAATCACCATTTGGAGAAAACTTTACATTTGTGGCAACATTATCTACTATAATACCATCGATACATCCTCCGGTTGGCAGATCCCATGTCCTAATGGTAGAATCTAGAGACGCAGAAACAATCCAACGACCCTCTggtgaaaaatcaaatgcGGTGATCCTGTTGCTATGCCCCCATAATTGACGAACAATTCTTTGGGTTACCGCGTCGACAACCACAATTGATAAGTCGTCTAGTGCCAAAGCAAACAAATCAGAAGAACGATGATAAACCATCGATGTGATAGGAGCGTCCAATTGTAATTTTCCCAGCAAAGTTGATTTGTTGAAGTCGTAAAACCCAACAATACCGTCTAGCCCACATGATACCATCTTGCGGTTCATACCGTCTAAGGATATCCCAGTAACTGCTCTTTTGTGCAACTTGTATTTTTTACGCAGTATACCACTTTGCATATTATAAATGGTGATGGCTCCATTAGAAGAACCAACAAACCCGAAATTACCACATTGAGAGATCGCTACGGACTTAGCAAACCCACCATCAGTAGTGTCAAAAGTCCATCTACCGACTCTTTTATTTCGCATATCCCATGTTCTcgcaaatttttcatccttaTGCGCAGTAACAACGTTTTCCCACTCGCCTATTCTGGcattttcaattgcaaGTGCTACAATCTCAGAAAATTTAGATTTGATTGTACTACCACCGACTCTGCCACCGTCTTCTTTCTTGTGCAATCTCTGAGACATTTCTTGCGATTGAGCATCTTTACGCAGGGAGAACCCCCAAAGTGATCTATCCTTGGAAGCGGATAACATGAAGTGTGATTGGGAATCAGCAAACGCAATACACGAAGGTGGCTGCGAATGGCCGCCTCGGGAACGTAAGTGCCTTGGTGGTTGAACAACTACATCGCCATTTCCTTGAGACAGTGATGGATCGAAGACGAACTCTTTTAAAGAATTATCACCACCTGAAGTGACAATTATAGGTTGACCATTCAGAAAGGTAGCCTTAGTGACACCACCGTATGATTCCctatgaatattttttaacaCATGTATTCTTGAACGATGGTCTAAATCATAAAAGATTAAATCACCACCGCTTGTTCCTACACTTAAATGGGAAGAGCCATCAGTTCTAAAACTCAAGGATGAAATTCTTGACTGTGGAATTTTGATCGTACGAACcctctttccttttctcaTATTGAACATGATAACTTCACCGGTTACCGTACCTAAGGCAAGAATATCCAAAACTGGCGCAGGTTCAGCGGTTGTGATTTGGTCAGGGAAATCGTTTGAGGTGTAAACAAGCTTTCCAGTTCTGACGTTGAAAAGCAGTACATTAGACTTGGTAACAACAATtaatttattcaaataaGTTGCCAAATGGTTTAGAGACACGATTTCACCGCCTTGAATTTCCGTAACTGTGAGCTTAGTGTAGAATTCTGATGGATATTTATCTTGCGAATCGGactttttatatatgaaaatggaattgTCGTCGGTGGAAACACAAAGAAAATCACCAAACACGCACAAATGCTGGATATATGCGTCTGTACCTAGTTCAATCAAGTGTTCTTCAATACCCCTCTTGTAAATGCCAACCTTGTTTTCATAGGCTGCGTAGACATAATGAAAATGTGTGGATAATGCTGCGATTGAAGATGGGGTTTCCTTCTCCGATACAAAAAGCAAATGTAGACTGTTCGCATCATATATTTGGAACGTCTTTCCCACGCTTGTTACAATGTAGAAGGTAGAACCTAATGTTCCAGTAGCAAAAGGAATACCATTGCTAACATTACCAATGATTCTAAATGGGGAGAATACCTTCGAGCTCTTTCCTACGCTTTTTGCGCCTTCTTCaacctttctttttttcaagtcgATTGACATAGCGTACCTTTTTCGATATATTATGATCTTGTTAGCAAGTTGTCGATAGTTATTCGAATCATTGTATttaattcaataaattctCATAGCAATCTCATCgcgatttttttttctcaaaaattttcagtcCTAAAAAAAGCACGTGCTCGAATATATCTTTAAGAAAAGTCAATATTCaagatataaaaagaatggGTGATCAATGAACATTTTAGTGATTTAATCACCAACAGAGCAGTTCATCCAAACTCAATATCATTCGTGTCATACAAATACACCGTAGTAGGTCATGAGTGGAGTCAAAAGGGAGAAACCTGAACCCAATGAGATTCCTCAAGAGGAGGTCAAGAGTAACTCACCCAGCACACCTTCTGAGATGTCACCTCTTTTTCTGAACAAGAACACTCAGAAGGCAATGCAGTCTATTGCCCCGATATTGGAGGGGTTCAGCCCCAAGACGTCAGCTAGTGAAAACATGTCTTTAAAATTGCCACCCCCTGGAATTCAAGATGACCACAGGGAGGAGAACCTCACTGTGCATGATACGTTGCAAAGAACTATAAGCACTGAATTAGGCAATGGAAATAATGTTATTACAGAGACGGCTTGTGGAATTGAAAAGGTAGACAGTGATCCAAAGTCGGAAGCTGATCTTGAAGTGCTCCCCAGTATTTCCAGCAATATCAACGATGCAGGTAAGATAGACTCAGCCCCCAAAACTGAATTATCACATGTACCACAAGCGATTGTGGATGTTGAACATACCAATGTTGGATTTAGCTCAGTGCCTAGTTCATCAGCTTCTTCCCGCAAATCCTCGACAAGTCATTCCAAACCAAAATTACCGAAAATTGGGAAGATTGGTGTCTGCGCGATGGATGCAAAAGTACTTTCAAAGCCAATGAGACATATCTTGAATCGCTTAATAGAACATGGTGAATTTGAAACTGTCATATTCGGGGATAAAGTGATTTTAGATGAAAGAATCGAAAACTGGCCTACATGCGActttttgatatctttcttttcgtcAGGATTTCCCCTAGACAAAGCAATTAAGTACGTGAAATTGCGCAAGCCTTTTATTATCAATGACTTGATAATGCAAAAGATCTTATGGGATAGAAGACTGTGTTTGCAAGTTCTAGAAGCTTACAACGTCCCCACTCCTCCAAGACTAGAAATAAGTAGGGATGGTGGTCCTCGAGCCAACGAAGAATTAAGAGAGAAGTTACGTGAACACAGTGTGGAAGTGAAATCTGTTGAAGAGCCGGATTGGAAAATGGTGGATGATGATACTTTAGAAGTTAACGGGAAAACCATGACCAAGCCCTTTGTTGAGAAGCCCGTTGATGGAGAGGATCACaacatttatatatattatcaTTCTAAGAACGGTGGAGGCGGTCGCCGTTTATTCCGTAAAGTTGGCAACAAGTCGTCTGAATTTGATCCTACTTTAGTTAATCCTCGTACAGAAGGGTCCTACATTTATGAAGAATTTATGGATACAGATAACTTTGAAGACGTGAAAGCCTATACTATCggtgaaaatttttgcCATGCAGAAACCAGAAAATCCCCTGTAGTTGATGGTATAGTGAGAAGAAATACTCATGGTAAAGAAGTTAGATATATC
This genomic window from Saccharomyces kudriavzevii IFO 1802 strain IFO1802 genome assembly, chromosome: 12 contains:
- the DUS4 gene encoding tRNA dihydrouridine synthase (similar to Saccharomyces cerevisiae DUS4 (YLR405W); ancestral locus Anc_4.269); this encodes MRKKLSAKNQKKTKRCFGCYKLIIWSITLLEEMLTMPIPSDDTLIPKPKPITKETDPLHIIKTRQRTHGRPATIAGPMVRYSKLPFRQLCREYDADIVYSPMILAREYVRNEHARTSDLSTNDKDAPLIVQVGVNNVADLLKFVEMVAPYCDGVGINCGCPIKEQIREGIGCALIYNSELLCGMVRAVKDKYGDKLRIETKIRIHEKVDDTVELCRNLCDSGVDWITIHGRTRRTRSSQPVNLDAIKYIIEKISDKNVPVIANGDCFKSSDLERITKYTGASGVMAVRGLLSNPALFAGYDTCPWGCIEKFWYWALEFGGLPFQLTQHHLYCMFESMQLRKPLLKEMMNLKNYACLIGWFDKTFDFKRFGEVGYGEAVEIPYRHTKDCVSSAPQKLQNENE
- the BLS1 gene encoding Bls1p (similar to Saccharomyces cerevisiae BLS1 (YLR408C); ancestral locus Anc_4.273); amino-acid sequence: MPSRTEELDRLLEKIINSPHGTEASKTLEEIENNQSYILDVQLKKLLRLQDDSFKNKCVSPVNDMLEKYTPYLGRTEALQEEAELVDRDLRIIEMTYQLIKKNRNSE
- the GAG1 gene encoding Gag1p (similar to Saccharomyces cerevisiae YLR407W; ancestral locus Anc_4.272), whose product is MAISTSKHPKKNIKHTLAHTLQKWKETLKKITHETLSSIDDSSGSDEKIEALFTVPQPAVATSKGIDRDSGASMTQAGGGVNSTLEMKLTDESEESSSANNATTTTSHTLSNSKKSIQNFENYNAVEERIKLAQKSRTPFCNAEKIWKRRRQLWTQPTEQDGSINNDGATRREIFQAIPQEYYARVYKKLVVDDKPLREPLNLEDALQVINAGWTETKKWANAAKGMP
- the RPL31B gene encoding 60S ribosomal protein eL31 (similar to Saccharomyces cerevisiae RPL31A (YDL075W) and RPL31B (YLR406C); ancestral locus Anc_4.270), whose amino-acid sequence is MAGLKDVVTREYTINLHKRLHGVSFKKRAPRAVKEIKKFAKLHMGTEDVRLAPELNQAIWKRGVKGVEYRLRLRISRKRNEEEDAKNPLFSYVEPVLVATAKGLQTVVVEEDA
- the UTP21 gene encoding rRNA-processing protein UTP21 (similar to Saccharomyces cerevisiae UTP21 (YLR409C); ancestral locus Anc_4.275); protein product: MSIDLKKRKVEEGAKSVGKSSKVFSPFRIIGNVSNGIPFATGTLGSTFYIVTSVGKTFQIYDANSLHLLFVSEKETPSSIAALSTHFHYVYAAYENKVGIYKRGIEEHLIELGTDAYIQHLCVFGDFLCVSTDDNSIFIYKKSDSQDKYPSEFYTKLTVTEIQGGEIVSLNHLATYLNKLIVVTKSNVLLFNVRTGKLVYTSNDFPDQITTAEPAPVLDILALGTVTGEVIMFNMRKGKRVRTIKIPQSRISSLSFRTDGSSHLSVGTSGGDLIFYDLDHRSRIHVLKNIHRESYGGVTKATFLNGQPIIVTSGGDNSLKEFVFDPSLSQGNGDVVVQPPRHLRSRGGHSQPPSCIAFADSQSHFMLSASKDRSLWGFSLRKDAQSQEMSQRLHKKEDGGRVGGSTIKSKFSEIVALAIENARIGEWENVVTAHKDEKFARTWDMRNKRVGRWTFDTTDGGFAKSVAISQCGNFGFVGSSNGAITIYNMQSGILRKKYKLHKRAVTGISLDGMNRKMVSCGLDGIVGFYDFNKSTLLGKLQLDAPITSMVYHRSSDLFALALDDLSIVVVDAVTQRIVRQLWGHSNRITAFDFSPEGRWIVSASLDSTIRTWDLPTGGCIDGIIVDNVATNVKFSPNGDLLATAHVTGNGICIWTNRAQFKAVSTRTIDESEFARMTLPNASVKGNDSMLSGALESDGTKEQNDIDFTTYTSLEQIDKELLTLSIGPRSKMNTLLHLDVIRQRSKPKEAPKKSEKLPFFLQLSGEKIGDDASGREGIAHEGPEEIRRKNQEAQQNLDAEEQMNKFKATGRLGFESHFTKQLREDTESGDYSQLLATLINLSPAAVDLEIRSLNSFEPFDEIVWFIDALTQGLKSSKNLELYETFMSLLFKAHGDVIHANNKNQDIAGALQNWENAHEKCDRLDDLVKFCMGVVDFVTTA